The window CAACGTGATCAACCCCAGGGCCGCGCCCCATTTGCACAGGTTGGCCTGATCCAGCGTCACGGCGGCGGTTTCCAGTAAAAGCCGCTGGCTGTATGGGATCAGGCACAACAGGAATCCGAAGAACAGGTAGCCGGAGTCGCTGAATTTGCCGCCGGAAATAAGCTGGATAAGCTCGTCGCCGAACACCGCCGCCACGGACACCAACGGCAGCAGAATCACCAGACTGACTTTGCCGGCGGAATTAGTCAGGCGACTCAGCTCAGAGGTCCCGCCGCCATTAACGTAAACCGCCACCAGTTTCGGCCGGATCAGACTGAACAGCAGCGACGCCGGCAGGTAGCGCGCAATCTGGTCATTCAAGGTGCGCAGGAAGCCAAACACCGCGGAAGCCTCCGGCCCCAGGTATTTCTGCAACAGATTGACCAGCGCCTGCGGGCTGTAAAGCAGAGTTAGCAAGTGCGCGAAATACATGTGCAGGGAAAGCCACCATTGCTGGCGAATGGACGGCTCCGTCCACCCCGCCTCTCCCTGTAATCCTCGCATCGAGCGACAGAATTTGATCAGACACGCCAGCGCGACGGTGGTCCCAAACGCGGACGCCGCGAGTTCGATCAGCACCACCGCGTAAAGGCCCATCCCAGGCTGCGCCAGGGTTTGCGCCGACGGTAAAAGTATTAGTATTGGTTGGGCAAGGTCGGAACCGGAAAGCCGCCACAGCACGAGTAACCCAGCCAGGTAAAGCAACTGCCGTCCTACCATGCTGGCCCGAATGCCCCCCTGTAACAGCAGCGGTCCGAGCACCGCCTCCCGCAGGAAGCGGCCAACGCCTTCCACCAGAAATACGCCCAGAAACACCAACGCGGCGGGACGGAACGCTTCTAGTCCCGCCCAGCTGAGATAGGCGTCCATCAGCATTGCGAATAGCAAGGCGCAGGCAATAAGCGCCGCGCTTTGCCACGCTACGACGCGGCGGCAGAACCCGACCAAACGACGGCCATCCGCCTTCAGACGATACTCGGGAAGCTGCCGCGCGGTGAGCCAGGCCAGCCCCAGTTGCGCCAGGGAACGGCCGATTTCCGTCATGGCCAGCAGTGTGACGTAGGCGCCGTATTCCGTCACCGGCAGCAAACGCACCGTCACTAACAGAATGCCAAGGGTCAACAGCGCCGATATGACTTTGCCGGACAAGAACTTCTTCGTGCCGGAAATCAGCGCCTGACGTGAATAAGGATGACTCATACCGTCTCCTCCGTACGTCGGGACTCACGGTAAAGCCACGCCAGATAACCCAGCATGCCCCAGAACAGAATCTGAAAGGGCAACCCCTCCAGCAAGGTGCTGCGATACACCGGGTAGATCATACAAATACTCAGCGCCGCCTGAATGCCGGCGGCGTCCGCCATGATCCGGCGACCGAAGCGCGCGGCGCGCAACCTGCCGGCGGTCAGCCAGGCCGAGACTAATATGCCGTAGAACAGCAGAGAGCCCAGCAGCCCCTGTTCCCACAGTAAGGATGACAGTGCAGTGAGGCTGACGCCGAAGCCGGGATAACGCAGCGCGATGGTTCCGCCGGTGGCGTCGTGGGCGGAGCCGATGCCGCAGCCGAAAAAGAAAGACACAGGATCATGCAGGCCTTGCTGCTGAAACCAGAACAGCAGTCCGGTGAGACGGTTCAAGTAGTAGCCGCCATAGCCTTTGTCGCCCATGTTGTACGCCATGGTGTCGGACAGCATTTCCGACAGACTTTGCGCTTTCACCAATTGCAGATACGCGTAGGCGGCGCCTAGGGTCAGCAGTGCGCCGACGATCAACGCCAGCACCGCCAGATGGGGTTTTCTCACCAGCTCACGGCCGTACAGGGTGACAAACATCAACGGCAGGAAAATCACCACGACCTTGGTTTCACCGAGGAACAACGGCGTCAAAGCGAACAGCCCCA is drawn from Hahella sp. KA22 and contains these coding sequences:
- a CDS encoding lipopolysaccharide biosynthesis protein, which codes for MSHPYSRQALISGTKKFLSGKVISALLTLGILLVTVRLLPVTEYGAYVTLLAMTEIGRSLAQLGLAWLTARQLPEYRLKADGRRLVGFCRRVVAWQSAALIACALLFAMLMDAYLSWAGLEAFRPAALVFLGVFLVEGVGRFLREAVLGPLLLQGGIRASMVGRQLLYLAGLLVLWRLSGSDLAQPILILLPSAQTLAQPGMGLYAVVLIELAASAFGTTVALACLIKFCRSMRGLQGEAGWTEPSIRQQWWLSLHMYFAHLLTLLYSPQALVNLLQKYLGPEASAVFGFLRTLNDQIARYLPASLLFSLIRPKLVAVYVNGGGTSELSRLTNSAGKVSLVILLPLVSVAAVFGDELIQLISGGKFSDSGYLFFGFLLCLIPYSQRLLLETAAVTLDQANLCKWGAALGLITLPSLWALLHLGFGVWAAVIAIGLGHVLFNSFIIAGLKQRCDYAFDWLNQTKLILAMAVAIIPGAISPEVSVAALGSGLIPLLGYSLLIVGAFVVSVWLLRPFTVEETGLLKTLVKRGARTA